The proteins below are encoded in one region of Archocentrus centrarchus isolate MPI-CPG fArcCen1 chromosome 13, fArcCen1, whole genome shotgun sequence:
- the tmprss13a gene encoding transmembrane protease serine 13a — MAKHDPNTPLPPYYSVALHTQPPLNPYENVQYGLGPGVTPLSQPHYIPRYPPAVVAPQVSQPNISPKTKKGCCENNKKWIGLTVAVLLLLALLGIAIWIGVEFGTRNAMSVIHYDDSDNDDLKIGIASLPKDTCPSNTVQCDGKKDCQHGTDEAYCVRFGEENCLQVKTSKGGRFLPVCYEGWDDSEATQICKRLGFRNAYMSGTIQSDSMGLKLSNHTTSSPIQARVNVSLSCPNQQTVSLQCLDCGKQQSTSRIIGGTIAKIGSWPWQLSLQFRGSHVCGGVLISPDFVLSAAHCFPSDNIAALSPTNWKVYGGMVSLNSLPEPYLVEKIILDENYNKTTNDQDVALLKLKSPVTFNDKVQPACLPAFDQNFAHGTQCWTSGFGTTQAGSGVVSKDLMEVTVDIIDTRVCNSRDVYEGLVTDNMICAGKLEGGKDSCQGDSGGPLVCQGKSRFYLVGITSWGAGCGGKNKPGVYTKVSRVLPWIYTSMHRAME, encoded by the exons ATGGCCAAGCATGACCCG AACACCCCACTTCCTCCCTACTACTCTGTTGCTCTGCACACGCAGCCACCCCTCAATCcttatgaaaatgtacagtatgGCTTGGGTCCAGGTGTGACACCCCTCAGCCAGCCACATTACATCCCCCGGTATCCACCAGCCGTGGTTGCTCCCCAAGTCTCACAGCCTAACATAA GTCCAAAGACGAAAAAGGGATGCTGTGAGAATAACAAAAAGTGGATTGGCTTGACAGTGGCAGTCTTACTGTTGCTTGCTCTGCTGGGAATAGCCATTTGGATTGGAG TTGAGTTTGGCACCAGGAATGCAATGTCAGTGATTCACTATGATGACAGTGACAACGATGATCTGAAAATTGGAATTGCAAGTTTGCCCAAGGACACCTGCCCCAGCAATACTGTCCAGTGTGATGGAAAAAAGGACTGCCAACATGGCACTGACGAAGCATACTGTG TGAGGTTTGGTGAGGAAAACTGTCTGCAGGTCAAGACATCTAAAGGTGGCCGCTTCCTACCAGTGTGTTATGAAGGCTGGGATGACAGTGAAGCCACCCAGATCTGCAAGCGGCTAGGATTCAGAAA TGCCTATATGAGTGGTACAATTCAATCAGATTCCATGGGTTTAAAACTGAGCAACCACACAACATCTTCTCCTATCCAGGCTCGTGTAAATGTCAG TCTTTCCTGTCCAAACCAGCAGACTGTCTCCCTGCAGTGCTTGG ACTGTGGTAAGCAGCAGTCCACATCCCGGATCATTGGGGGCACCATAGCTAAGATAGGTTCGTGGCCTTGGCAGTTGTCACTCCAGTTCAGAGGATCCCATGTCTGTGGAGGAGTCCTGATCTCTCCAGATTTTGTGCTGTCTGCTGCCCACTGTTTCCCAAG tgacAACATTGCAGCTCTCTCTCCTACCAACTGGAAAGTATACGGTGGAATGGTGTCCCTGAACAGCTTGCCTGAGCCCTACCTTGTTGAGAAGATAATACTTGATGAGAACTATAATAAGACAACAAACGACCAAGATGTTGCTCTTCTCAAACTTAAATCTCCAGTTACTTTCAACg ATAAAGTTCAGCCTGCTTGTCTGCCAGCATTTGACCAGAATTTTGCTCATGGAACCCAGTGCTGGACCTCAGGTTTTGGCACCACTCAGGCAGGCTCAG GTGTTGTCTCCAAAGATCTGATGGAAGTGACGGTGGACATCATTGATACACGGGTGTGTAACAGTCGTGATGTGTATGAAGGCCTAGTGACCGATAATATGATCTGCGCTGGAAAACTTGAAGGAGGAAAAGACTCCTGTCAG GGTGACAGCGGTGGACCTCTGGTGTGTCAAGGAAAGAGCAGGTTTTACCTGGTGGGGATCACCAGCTGGGGAGCTGGATGTGGTGGTAAAAACAAGCCTGGGGTTTACACCAAAGTCAGTCGTGTTCTGCCCTGGATTTACACAAGCATGCAT AGAGCAATGGAGTGA
- the il10ra gene encoding interleukin-10 receptor subunit alpha isoform X1 has product MVYFQIPDMDIKAKMPVLVFLVIYISFVTGQKVPGPTNVLVNILDGEVIVHWDTPVDAPSNVSYNVEMAKYYDEWATVASCTKITNNFCNLDSFINDYKAAYKVRVQLEAERKVSTWASKKFLLNESKLLPPTFTLWATSSTITVSVHPKPILKKIFSFGFIYTIYLEERGQDNKNTTAYLKDDMADDQKTTFTSLHWGREYCVSIKIEATGALPVSNVSNRQCLLLPEQEWFVIAVSSLSVVGVLAFIAIMAMILLCYVRFPEETPSALKSPVMNWLPLQVEDGTVEVVTDKGWFLSVNRTNMKGVMKDLLTHVTVIEDSEEEERRTSTDSGVSMESNSNNEGNPPMRQEDSGCGSMGGPESTTSSQTDYPLDNERADSIRKREDSGVGMGCQTAPHMHLDGQDSGLLKKPVAGGNYRSQSPSDVQMQVSDDEDTFKQIPPDLVLAEVVTGYRAGPQSCICSGAGQCFWCHQQGHNETKVVKQYRAVSIENGLLGPKSNSIDCYKAEEQTGRDTMDDLESNVIPLSDFPLLNFLPPPPLVKCGQDFNMNNVLAPLLCDVELKND; this is encoded by the exons ATGGTTTATTTCCAGATACCTGATATGGATATAAAAGCCAAAATGCCAGTTCTCGTCTTTCTTGTTATCTACATCAGCTTTGTGACAG GACAGAAAGTTCCTGGGCCTACCAACGTATTGGTGAATATTTTGGATGGGGAGGTAATAGTACATTGGGATACTCCTGTGGATGCCCCATCAAACGTCAGCTACAATGTGGAAATGGCAAA gtACTATGATGAATGGGCCACGGTGGCAAGTTGCACAAAGATCACCAATAACTTCTGTAACCTTGACAGTTTTATAAATGATTATAAAGCTGCCTacaaggtcagagttcagctgGAAGCAGAGCGTAAGGTGTCTACTTGGGCAAGCAAGAAATTTCTCCTGAATGAAA GCAAACTGCTACCTCCCACCTTCACATTATGGGCTACTTCCAGTACTATAACTGTGTCTGTTCACCCAAAGCCCATTCTGAAAAAGATCTTTTCCTTTGGGTTCATCTACACCATCTAcctggaggagagaggacaAGATAATAAG AATACCACAGCATACTTGAAAGATGACATGGCAGACGATCAAAAGACTACTTTCACTTCTCTCCACTGGGGTAGAGAGTACTGCGTCAGCATCAAGATAGAGGCCACTGGAGCTCTTCCTGTCAGTAATGTGTCCAATAGACAGTGTCTGCTGTTACCCGAGCAag AATGGTTCGTAATTGCTGTATCATCTCTATCAGTTGTGGGTGTACTGGCATTCATTGCTATTATGGCAATGATCCTGCTGTGTTACGTGAGATTTCCAGAGGAAACACCTTCAGCACTG AAATCCCCTGTTATGAACTGGCTTCCACTCCAAGTTGAAGATGGGACTGTGGAGGTGGTTACAGACAAAGGATGGTTCCTGTCTGTGAACAGAACTAACATGAAAGGTGTAATGAAAGACCTACTCACTCATGTTACAGTAATAGAGgacagtgaagaagaggagaggaggaccAGCACGGATAGTGGGGTCAGTATGGAGTCTAACTCAAACAATGAAGGAAATCCACCAATGAGACAGGAAGACAGTGGATGTGGGAGCATGGGAGGACCCGAGAGCACAACTAGCAGTCAAACAGATTACCCCCTTGATAATGAGAGGGCTGATTCCATTCGGAAAAGAGAAGACAGTGGGGTTGGTATGGGCTGCCAGACAGCTCCTCACATGCACCTGGATGGACAGGACAGTGGGCTTCTAAAGAAGCCTGTTGCTGGAGGTAACTATCGCAGCCAGAGTCCTTCAGATGTGCAGATGCAAGTCTCCGACGATGAGGATACGTTTAAACAGATACCTCCGGACTTGGTTTTGGCCGAAGTGGTCACAGGCTACAGAGCGGGGCCTCAGTCGTGTATCTGTTCAGGAGCTGGTCAGTGCTTTTGGTGTCATCAGCAAGGCCATAATGAAACCAAAGTTGTCAAACAATATAGAGCTGTGTCTATCGAAAATGGACTACTTGGACCCAAATCTAATTCAATAGACTGTTACAAAGCAGAGGAGCAAACAGGCAGAGACACGATGGATGATTTAGAATCAAATGTCATTCCACTGAGTGATTTTCCTTTGCTGAACTTTTTGCCCCCTCCACCCTTAGTGAAATGTGGGCAGGACTTCAATATGAACAATGTCCTGGCCCCTCttctctgtgatgtagagctgaaaaatgactgA
- the il10ra gene encoding interleukin-10 receptor subunit alpha isoform X2 produces the protein MDIKAKMPVLVFLVIYISFVTGQKVPGPTNVLVNILDGEVIVHWDTPVDAPSNVSYNVEMAKYYDEWATVASCTKITNNFCNLDSFINDYKAAYKVRVQLEAERKVSTWASKKFLLNESKLLPPTFTLWATSSTITVSVHPKPILKKIFSFGFIYTIYLEERGQDNKNTTAYLKDDMADDQKTTFTSLHWGREYCVSIKIEATGALPVSNVSNRQCLLLPEQEWFVIAVSSLSVVGVLAFIAIMAMILLCYVRFPEETPSALKSPVMNWLPLQVEDGTVEVVTDKGWFLSVNRTNMKGVMKDLLTHVTVIEDSEEEERRTSTDSGVSMESNSNNEGNPPMRQEDSGCGSMGGPESTTSSQTDYPLDNERADSIRKREDSGVGMGCQTAPHMHLDGQDSGLLKKPVAGGNYRSQSPSDVQMQVSDDEDTFKQIPPDLVLAEVVTGYRAGPQSCICSGAGQCFWCHQQGHNETKVVKQYRAVSIENGLLGPKSNSIDCYKAEEQTGRDTMDDLESNVIPLSDFPLLNFLPPPPLVKCGQDFNMNNVLAPLLCDVELKND, from the exons ATGGATATAAAAGCCAAAATGCCAGTTCTCGTCTTTCTTGTTATCTACATCAGCTTTGTGACAG GACAGAAAGTTCCTGGGCCTACCAACGTATTGGTGAATATTTTGGATGGGGAGGTAATAGTACATTGGGATACTCCTGTGGATGCCCCATCAAACGTCAGCTACAATGTGGAAATGGCAAA gtACTATGATGAATGGGCCACGGTGGCAAGTTGCACAAAGATCACCAATAACTTCTGTAACCTTGACAGTTTTATAAATGATTATAAAGCTGCCTacaaggtcagagttcagctgGAAGCAGAGCGTAAGGTGTCTACTTGGGCAAGCAAGAAATTTCTCCTGAATGAAA GCAAACTGCTACCTCCCACCTTCACATTATGGGCTACTTCCAGTACTATAACTGTGTCTGTTCACCCAAAGCCCATTCTGAAAAAGATCTTTTCCTTTGGGTTCATCTACACCATCTAcctggaggagagaggacaAGATAATAAG AATACCACAGCATACTTGAAAGATGACATGGCAGACGATCAAAAGACTACTTTCACTTCTCTCCACTGGGGTAGAGAGTACTGCGTCAGCATCAAGATAGAGGCCACTGGAGCTCTTCCTGTCAGTAATGTGTCCAATAGACAGTGTCTGCTGTTACCCGAGCAag AATGGTTCGTAATTGCTGTATCATCTCTATCAGTTGTGGGTGTACTGGCATTCATTGCTATTATGGCAATGATCCTGCTGTGTTACGTGAGATTTCCAGAGGAAACACCTTCAGCACTG AAATCCCCTGTTATGAACTGGCTTCCACTCCAAGTTGAAGATGGGACTGTGGAGGTGGTTACAGACAAAGGATGGTTCCTGTCTGTGAACAGAACTAACATGAAAGGTGTAATGAAAGACCTACTCACTCATGTTACAGTAATAGAGgacagtgaagaagaggagaggaggaccAGCACGGATAGTGGGGTCAGTATGGAGTCTAACTCAAACAATGAAGGAAATCCACCAATGAGACAGGAAGACAGTGGATGTGGGAGCATGGGAGGACCCGAGAGCACAACTAGCAGTCAAACAGATTACCCCCTTGATAATGAGAGGGCTGATTCCATTCGGAAAAGAGAAGACAGTGGGGTTGGTATGGGCTGCCAGACAGCTCCTCACATGCACCTGGATGGACAGGACAGTGGGCTTCTAAAGAAGCCTGTTGCTGGAGGTAACTATCGCAGCCAGAGTCCTTCAGATGTGCAGATGCAAGTCTCCGACGATGAGGATACGTTTAAACAGATACCTCCGGACTTGGTTTTGGCCGAAGTGGTCACAGGCTACAGAGCGGGGCCTCAGTCGTGTATCTGTTCAGGAGCTGGTCAGTGCTTTTGGTGTCATCAGCAAGGCCATAATGAAACCAAAGTTGTCAAACAATATAGAGCTGTGTCTATCGAAAATGGACTACTTGGACCCAAATCTAATTCAATAGACTGTTACAAAGCAGAGGAGCAAACAGGCAGAGACACGATGGATGATTTAGAATCAAATGTCATTCCACTGAGTGATTTTCCTTTGCTGAACTTTTTGCCCCCTCCACCCTTAGTGAAATGTGGGCAGGACTTCAATATGAACAATGTCCTGGCCCCTCttctctgtgatgtagagctgaaaaatgactgA